Proteins from a single region of Apium graveolens cultivar Ventura chromosome 7, ASM990537v1, whole genome shotgun sequence:
- the LOC141675173 gene encoding transcription factor bHLH94-like, with amino-acid sequence MAMETLSSSELLDFIIYDTISAIPYNYNVSSDTTTCNLQDNAHLAAPAVTTTNCPYTSSCSMNLSIKPENGSEEQRRLEVQGRKKRRRRPKVCKNKEEAETQRMTHITVERNRRKQMNEHLAVLRSLMPDSYVQRGDQASIVGGAIDFVKELEHILQSLEAQKFLQLQESGEKLDPVEATPFAKFFTFPQFITSQTPNKHYTCSKTNGAIADIEVTLVETHANIRVLSRRRLRQLSKLIGGFQAVYMTILHLNVTTLEPMVLYSISTKMEEGCPMKSADDIGGATHQILRIIEQEEEEEEEVVVGLPYADDFAT; translated from the exons ATGGCCATGGAAACACTTTCTTCAAGTGAACTATTAGACTTTATCATCTATGACACAATCTCTGCTATTCCATACAACTACAATGTGTCTTCAGATACAACTACTTGTAATTTACAAGACAATGCTCACTTAGCTGCACCTGCTGTTACTACTACTAATTGTCCTTACACCTCTTCTTGTTCCATGAATTTATCGATAAAACCCGAAAATGGTAGCGAAGAACAACGGAGGCTAGAGGTGCAAGGAAGGAAGAAGAGGAGGAGAAGACCGAAAGTATGCAAGAACAAGGAAGAAGCAGAGACTCAGAGAATGACTCACATTACTGTGGAGAGAAATAGGAGGAAACAAATGAATGAACATCTTGCTGTGTTGCGTTCTCTCATGCCTGACTCTTATGTTCAAAGG GGTGATCAGGCTTCTATTGTGGGTGGTGCAATTGATTTTGTGAAAGAACTTGAGCACATTTTACAATCTCTTGAAGCTCAAAAATTCCTACAATTACAAGAATCAGGCGAAAAATTAGACCCTGTCGAAGCAACGCCATTTGCGAAATTCTTCACATTTCCGCAATTCATCACCTCACAGACCCCTAACAAACACTATACTTGTAGCAAGACTAATGGTGCAATTGCAGACATTGAGGTCACACTGGTCGAAACACACGCAAATATTCGGGTTTTATCGCGACGAAGACTCCGGCAGCTGTCGAAATTAATCGGTGGTTTCCAGGCTGTTTACATGACCATACTGCACCTCAATGTTACCACTCTGGAACCAATGGTTCTCTACTCTATCAGTACCAAG ATGGAAGAAGGATGCCCAATGAAATCAGCAGATGACATAGGAGGAGCAACTCACCAGATTCTGAGAATTATAgaacaagaagaagaagaagaagaagaagttgTTGTAGGATTGCCTTATGCTGATGATTTTGCCACCTAG
- the LOC141671114 gene encoding RING-H2 finger protein ATL30-like, which yields MSTTPNTTNHNQPRHGHSDPYITIVLAITLLIFFVIGFFSIYFCRCFLHRVAHSWRLRHNPAATSVNPAGAATAKGLGPEIIKAFPSFMYSTVKEYRREKYGLECAICLCEFQDDDFLRLLTSCCHVFHQDCIDLWLESHTTCPVCRRTLEAPEMYKKSPDVVSIQFNEDASSEHSVVITIEEDDHDLEGEGLGESKNESDKREMDFPEAVQDQENAPGTSGTVQNEELERKKSEEEIEVEQFSRSKTTGHSIVQKKDTEDNKHTLILPDHVTAKLIRGHNVTRSETAFGEFKSKTTTGKGGFGEVSELSRSSGRFSGRFSGRFPGLFSGRRQRGDDNKT from the coding sequence ATGTCAACAACCCCGAACACAACCAACCATAATCAGCCACGGCATGGTCACTCTGATCCATATATCACTATAGTCCTAGCTATCACTCTTCTCATATTTTTTGTTATTGGTTTCTTTTCTATATACTTCTGTAGATGTTTCCTTCATCGTGTAGCACACTCTTGGCGTCTTAGGCATAACCCTGCTGCCACTTCTGTTAATCCAGCCGGTGCAGCAACTGCTAAAGGGCTTGGTCCTGAGATCATAAAGGCTTTTCCATCTTTCATGTATTCTACTGTCAAGGAGTATAGAAGAGAAAAATATGGATTAGAATGTGCTATATGTTTATGTGAGTTTCAAGATGATGATTTTCTTAGACTCTTGACATCATGCTGTCATGTATTTCACCAGGATTGCATTGATCTTTGGTTGGAATCCCATACAACATGTCCTGTTTGTCGGAGAACTCTTGAGGCACCAGAGATGTATAAGAAATCACCAGATGTTGTTTCTATTCAGTTTAATGAGGACGCGTCATCAGAACATAGTGTTGTAATTACAATAGAAGAAGATGATCATGATCTCGAAGGTGAAGGCCTAGGCGAGAGCAAAAACGAAAGTGACAAGAGAGAAATGGATTTCCCTGAGGCCGTTCAAGATCAGGAGAATGCTCCTGGCACTTCGGGCACAGTGCAAAATGAAGAATTAGAACGAAAGAAGTCCGAGGAGGAAATTGAAGTAGAACAATTTAGTAGGTCTAAAACAACAGGGCATTCAATAGTCCAGAAAAAAGATACAGAAGACAATAAGCATACATTGATACTACCGGATCATGTAACGGCAAAACTAATAAGGGGGCACAATGTGACCAGAAGTGAAACCGCATTTGGGGAGTTTAAAAGCAAGACAACCACCGGCAAAGGAGGCTTTGGCGAGGTGTCAGAATTATCTCGATCCTCTGGTCGATTCTCTGGTCGATTCTCAGGTCGATTTCCTGGTCTATTCTCGGGGAGACGACAACGGGGAGACGACAATAAAACATAA